One genomic window of Luteitalea pratensis includes the following:
- a CDS encoding ABC transporter permease, which yields MSRLRARCAQLFRSTDPDPNIEQELRAFVDERTDQGIAAGHAPDEARRRAQVEVGGVGPMTRKLHDQRERIPVGRGLADLWRDLGHAFRQGYRAPAFSLVAVLTLGLGIGGAAAMFGLIQGVLLSPPPYAEPDRLVLLSPARLDGSPYPQRPTTTQWLAWRASSPRVETALYRWMFNFLVRSEGSTALGGMVVTPNYFRVLGLTPLRGREFLASEAASSGPPTAVIIGYELWQGTFNGDPDIIGRTLQISRMPAPLPIVGVMPPGIRFLPDPANVSEPGYDVDAHVDFWLPALADESQLTQRQWNVVGRLAPGMSAAAVNADVSAVAARQRTEDATLDGLTATARPVLEVLNEDGRRLLVPLFGAVALVFFIACANVAGLLLARGLHRQRDYLLRTAIGATWQRLFRQALTESVALALVGAVVGGGFAVVMVALFLSVGEHALPRADAVAIGWPVFAFCAVVAPIAAAIAGLLPAARAAFGEHSHGVASTRTTAGPAERRLIGGVAALQIVLTVGLLAGAALLVRSARNLAELRPGYDTEHVLTMAVTTMQRDDAWKTFHADALERVSHLPGVRQAAFAWGVPLTGNSWPATLEIVGNAGTDRLAEELHVPLRAVTPDYFAAMGIRLADGRAFRESDDRGAPPVVIVNQAFATSQFGTGVVLGRSIRFAGNASTPPMTIVGVVADARTDALSEPATPEAYLPLWQQRAFSKHLIVRTSGDPLALAGPIRRAIREVDPAAAVEQVKAMAQLRQESIAPRIFAMHLLVGFAVVATLLSLVGLYGVLSLSVGSRLKEMEVRKAIGAQRTEILSLVFGEGLRLIGFGVALGLGFSVLMGRLLHTLLFGVPPTDPLTLGSAALLFVLLGLIACALPAWRAARVNLMDALRQD from the coding sequence ATGTCGCGACTACGTGCGCGCTGCGCACAACTGTTCCGGAGCACCGATCCGGACCCGAATATCGAGCAGGAACTTCGCGCCTTCGTGGACGAGCGCACCGATCAGGGCATTGCCGCCGGGCACGCCCCCGACGAGGCGCGACGACGCGCGCAGGTCGAGGTGGGTGGCGTTGGCCCGATGACCAGGAAGCTCCACGACCAGCGCGAGCGGATCCCCGTCGGACGCGGGCTGGCCGATCTCTGGCGCGACCTCGGCCACGCCTTCCGTCAGGGCTACCGGGCGCCCGCGTTCTCATTGGTGGCGGTGCTCACCTTGGGGCTGGGTATCGGAGGCGCGGCCGCGATGTTCGGCTTGATTCAAGGCGTGCTGTTGTCGCCGCCCCCCTACGCCGAACCGGACCGCCTGGTGTTGCTGTCGCCGGCACGCCTCGACGGATCGCCGTACCCACAGCGTCCGACGACGACGCAGTGGCTCGCCTGGCGTGCCTCCAGTCCCAGGGTCGAGACCGCGCTCTACCGGTGGATGTTCAACTTCCTGGTCCGGAGCGAAGGCAGTACGGCCCTCGGCGGCATGGTCGTGACGCCGAACTACTTCCGCGTCCTCGGGCTGACGCCGCTGCGCGGTCGGGAGTTCCTTGCCTCGGAAGCCGCCAGCAGCGGTCCTCCGACGGCCGTCATCATCGGCTACGAACTCTGGCAAGGCACGTTCAACGGCGACCCGGACATCATTGGCCGGACCCTGCAAATCAGCCGGATGCCTGCCCCGCTGCCGATAGTGGGCGTGATGCCTCCGGGCATCCGCTTTCTCCCGGATCCGGCCAACGTCAGCGAACCGGGCTACGACGTCGACGCGCACGTGGACTTCTGGCTGCCGGCCCTCGCCGATGAGTCGCAGCTGACTCAGCGCCAGTGGAACGTCGTGGGTCGCCTGGCGCCTGGGATGTCGGCCGCCGCGGTGAACGCTGACGTCAGCGCGGTCGCGGCGCGACAGCGTACAGAGGACGCGACGCTCGACGGGCTGACGGCGACGGCGCGTCCAGTCCTCGAGGTGCTGAACGAAGACGGCCGGCGCCTGCTGGTGCCACTGTTCGGCGCGGTCGCGCTGGTCTTCTTCATCGCGTGCGCCAACGTCGCCGGCCTGCTGCTGGCACGAGGACTCCATAGGCAGCGCGATTACCTGCTGCGGACGGCGATCGGGGCCACATGGCAGCGACTCTTCCGACAGGCACTGACCGAGTCCGTTGCGCTCGCCCTGGTCGGTGCAGTCGTCGGCGGCGGTTTCGCCGTGGTGATGGTCGCGCTGTTCCTCTCGGTCGGTGAACACGCCCTGCCCCGCGCCGATGCAGTGGCGATCGGCTGGCCGGTGTTCGCATTCTGCGCGGTGGTCGCCCCGATCGCGGCGGCCATCGCCGGACTGTTGCCGGCCGCCCGCGCCGCCTTCGGTGAGCATTCGCATGGCGTCGCGAGTACCCGCACCACCGCGGGTCCGGCCGAGCGGCGCCTGATCGGCGGCGTGGCCGCACTTCAGATCGTGCTCACGGTCGGCCTGCTCGCGGGAGCCGCGCTGCTGGTCCGCAGCGCGCGGAACCTCGCCGAATTGCGCCCGGGGTACGACACCGAGCACGTGCTCACGATGGCCGTAACGACCATGCAGCGCGATGATGCCTGGAAGACCTTCCATGCCGACGCGCTCGAGCGCGTGTCGCACCTCCCCGGCGTGCGGCAGGCTGCCTTCGCCTGGGGCGTGCCCCTGACCGGCAACAGTTGGCCGGCAACGCTGGAGATCGTCGGCAACGCCGGCACCGATCGCCTCGCCGAGGAGCTGCATGTGCCGTTGCGCGCCGTCACCCCCGACTACTTCGCGGCGATGGGGATCCGCCTGGCCGACGGCCGCGCCTTCCGCGAATCCGACGATCGCGGCGCGCCGCCGGTCGTCATCGTCAACCAGGCGTTCGCGACCAGCCAGTTCGGCACCGGCGTCGTGCTCGGGCGCTCGATTCGCTTCGCCGGCAACGCGAGCACCCCGCCAATGACGATCGTCGGCGTCGTCGCCGATGCGCGCACCGACGCCCTGAGCGAACCGGCCACGCCGGAAGCGTACCTCCCGCTCTGGCAGCAGAGGGCGTTCTCCAAGCATCTGATCGTCAGGACCAGCGGCGATCCGCTGGCCTTGGCCGGCCCCATCCGTCGAGCGATTCGAGAGGTCGATCCCGCCGCCGCGGTCGAGCAGGTCAAGGCGATGGCGCAGCTCCGACAGGAGTCGATCGCGCCGCGCATCTTCGCCATGCACCTGCTGGTCGGGTTCGCCGTCGTCGCAACGCTGCTCTCGCTCGTCGGGCTCTACGGCGTGCTGTCGCTGTCGGTGGGATCGCGGCTGAAGGAAATGGAGGTGCGCAAGGCAATTGGCGCGCAGCGCACCGAGATCCTGTCGCTGGTGTTCGGTGAAGGGCTGCGCCTCATTGGGTTCGGGGTGGCGCTGGGGCTCGGCTTCTCCGTGCTGATGGGCCGCCTCCTTCACACTCTGCTGTTCGGGGTCCCGCCCACCGACCCACTGACGCTTGGCAGTGCCGCGCTGCTCTTCGTGCTGCTTGGGCTGATCGCGTGCGCACTGCCGGCGTGGCGCGCGGCGCGAGTCAACCTGATGGATGCCTTGCGGCAGGACTAG
- a CDS encoding prolyl oligopeptidase family serine peptidase, whose product MHLVRRLPSLRLAAWLPLLLVSISYVVSAQDAAPKAPVREVTDTYFNTKVVDPYRWMEDLKGPEMVTWMKAQSAYTRRYLDALPVRLALLKRVDDLSNANVVVSGAQRAGDNYFYYKLAPGENTRKLYVRAGLSGAERLLLDPDKLSETDVHHSIDAFSLSQDGQYVSYTVSAGGSEMGELHVLDARTGRELGERIDRARFDSGAWLPDGKSFLYNRLQKLPPGAPATDLYQKSRVYRHVLGTDPEKDEAIFGADVNPQITFEPTLLPFAYPVPGSAHVIAVVNSGVSPNSAFYVAPAASLGLSPIPWRKIADFADEVSNVDLHGDDLYVLTYKQTPRFKVVRTSLSHPDLTKAQTVIPASDAVVTAIAAASDGLYVQALDGGIGRLWRVDYGDGSAEAITLPYKGSLSIANYDQRMAGVLFVTSSWTRSPTIYGYDAAKRAVVDTLLQPPSPVDFSGIESIEVKAKGQDGVMIPLSIIYKKDMKHDGTNPTILGGYGAYGISREPSFSPGSLAWLERGGIVAVAHVRGGGEYGEEWHMAGYKQTKPNTWKDFIACADYLIREKFTSPRYLAGEGGSAGGILISNTITERPDLFGGAIIHVGVNNTLRAETTSNGVPNIPEFGTVATEEGFKALLAMDGYHKVKNGTPYPAVLLTTGINDPRVEPWMSAKMAARLQAATSSEKPVLLRVDYDAGHGVGSTKQQRNEERADVFAFLLQQIGSGAGTSSSVVSIK is encoded by the coding sequence ATGCATCTCGTCCGGCGTTTGCCAAGCCTGAGGCTTGCTGCGTGGCTGCCGCTGCTCCTCGTTTCAATTTCATACGTCGTCTCCGCGCAAGACGCGGCGCCGAAGGCGCCTGTTCGCGAAGTCACCGACACGTATTTCAATACAAAGGTCGTGGATCCGTATCGCTGGATGGAGGACCTGAAGGGACCGGAGATGGTGACGTGGATGAAGGCGCAGAGCGCATACACGCGCCGCTACCTTGATGCGTTGCCAGTTCGTCTCGCACTCCTGAAACGCGTCGACGATTTGAGCAACGCCAATGTGGTCGTCTCCGGCGCACAGCGCGCCGGCGATAACTATTTCTATTACAAGCTGGCGCCCGGCGAGAATACCCGCAAGCTCTATGTGCGCGCTGGTCTCAGCGGCGCCGAGCGACTGCTCCTGGACCCTGACAAACTATCCGAGACAGACGTTCACCACTCGATTGATGCATTCAGTCTGTCCCAGGACGGTCAGTACGTCTCCTACACGGTATCGGCCGGCGGCTCCGAAATGGGCGAGCTGCACGTGCTCGATGCCAGGACCGGCCGTGAGTTAGGCGAAAGGATCGATCGTGCCCGCTTCGATTCCGGCGCATGGCTGCCCGACGGGAAGTCGTTTCTCTACAATCGTTTGCAAAAGCTACCGCCAGGCGCACCGGCGACTGATCTGTACCAGAAAAGCCGCGTCTACCGTCACGTGCTCGGAACGGATCCCGAGAAGGACGAAGCGATCTTCGGAGCCGATGTCAATCCGCAGATCACGTTCGAGCCGACGTTGCTGCCCTTTGCGTACCCGGTTCCAGGCTCCGCGCACGTCATTGCCGTGGTCAACTCCGGGGTCTCGCCGAATTCCGCGTTCTACGTCGCGCCCGCTGCCTCGCTGGGACTCTCGCCGATACCTTGGCGGAAGATCGCGGACTTCGCCGACGAGGTGAGTAACGTGGACCTGCACGGGGACGATCTATACGTGCTCACGTACAAGCAGACGCCGCGCTTCAAGGTCGTCCGCACGAGTCTTTCCCATCCCGACTTGACGAAAGCACAGACGGTCATTCCGGCGAGCGACGCGGTCGTCACAGCGATCGCGGCCGCGAGCGATGGTCTGTACGTCCAGGCGCTCGATGGTGGGATCGGCCGCTTGTGGCGCGTGGATTACGGCGACGGATCTGCGGAAGCGATCACATTACCGTACAAAGGATCGCTGTCCATCGCGAACTACGACCAGCGGATGGCTGGCGTGCTGTTCGTGACGAGTTCCTGGACCAGGTCCCCGACGATCTATGGATACGACGCGGCGAAGCGAGCTGTCGTGGACACATTGCTGCAGCCGCCCTCGCCTGTTGATTTCTCCGGCATCGAATCCATCGAGGTCAAAGCCAAGGGCCAGGATGGCGTCATGATTCCGCTGTCGATTATCTACAAGAAGGATATGAAGCACGACGGCACCAACCCGACCATCCTCGGCGGGTATGGCGCATATGGCATCAGCCGCGAACCATCATTCTCGCCTGGCTCGCTCGCGTGGTTGGAGCGTGGCGGCATCGTGGCCGTGGCGCACGTTCGCGGCGGCGGTGAGTACGGCGAGGAATGGCACATGGCCGGCTACAAGCAGACGAAACCGAACACGTGGAAGGACTTCATCGCTTGCGCCGACTACTTGATCCGTGAAAAGTTCACGAGCCCCAGGTACCTGGCCGGAGAAGGCGGCAGCGCAGGTGGCATTCTCATCAGCAACACCATTACGGAGCGGCCGGACCTGTTCGGCGGGGCGATCATTCACGTTGGCGTCAACAACACGCTGCGGGCTGAAACTACGTCGAACGGCGTACCGAATATTCCCGAGTTCGGCACCGTCGCGACCGAGGAAGGATTCAAGGCCCTGCTGGCCATGGATGGGTATCACAAGGTCAAGAACGGAACGCCGTACCCTGCCGTCCTGTTGACGACTGGCATCAATGATCCACGTGTCGAACCGTGGATGTCGGCAAAAATGGCGGCGAGGCTGCAGGCCGCGACATCCAGCGAGAAACCGGTTCTGTTGCGGGTCGATTACGACGCCGGTCACGGCGTCGGCTCGACCAAGCAGCAGCGGAATGAAGAGCGCGCGGACGTGTTTGCATTCCTCCTGCAACAGATTGGCTCCGGCGCTGGCACGAGCAGCAGCGTCGTCAGCATCAAGTGA
- a CDS encoding PadR family transcriptional regulator yields the protein MPKLTTTRTDVLRGTLDLLILRTLSPRPLHGVAIADRIAQVTQGTFDVQPGSLFPALHRLEHAGWTTAQWTTTEEGRRVRTYALTATGRRQLVEQEHTWDRVVAAVAQVLRSA from the coding sequence GTGCCCAAGCTGACCACCACTCGCACCGATGTCCTGCGCGGCACCCTCGACCTCCTGATCCTGCGAACACTGTCGCCGCGCCCGCTGCACGGCGTGGCCATCGCCGACCGGATTGCGCAGGTCACCCAGGGCACCTTCGACGTGCAGCCTGGCTCGCTCTTCCCAGCACTCCACCGCCTCGAACACGCGGGATGGACCACCGCCCAGTGGACGACGACCGAAGAGGGACGCCGCGTCCGGACCTATGCCCTGACCGCGACCGGACGCCGGCAACTGGTCGAGCAGGAGCACACCTGGGACCGCGTCGTGGCGGCGGTGGCGCAGGTGCTTCGCAGCGCCTAA
- a CDS encoding helix-turn-helix domain-containing protein — translation MLDVHVIEDPAAATVALVPMRSRLLAELAAPASAATLAARVGLARQKVTYHLNALEAHGLVRLAQERKWGGLTERLLVATAASYVVSPGALGPIAADPSREIDRLSASYLIALGARVVREVGHLVRRATDTGKRLATLAVDTEVRFRSATDRAAFSNELTEAITKLVAKYHDESAPGGRAHRLIVVAHPVPAFVGEADSGETSPKRLRREGGPNTSDPKEPS, via the coding sequence GTGCTCGACGTCCACGTCATCGAAGATCCGGCAGCGGCGACCGTGGCGTTGGTGCCCATGCGGAGTCGACTCCTCGCGGAACTGGCCGCGCCCGCCTCGGCAGCGACGTTGGCCGCGCGGGTCGGCCTGGCTCGACAGAAAGTCACCTACCACTTGAACGCGCTCGAGGCGCACGGGCTGGTGCGGCTGGCCCAGGAACGCAAGTGGGGCGGCCTGACAGAGCGGCTGCTCGTGGCCACGGCCGCGTCCTACGTCGTTTCGCCGGGCGCCCTGGGTCCGATCGCGGCGGACCCGAGTCGGGAGATCGACAGGCTGTCCGCGAGCTACCTCATTGCCCTCGGCGCACGGGTCGTCCGCGAGGTGGGCCACCTTGTTCGTCGTGCGACAGACACGGGCAAACGCCTGGCGACCCTGGCAGTGGATACCGAGGTGCGCTTCCGGTCGGCGACTGACCGGGCGGCGTTCAGCAATGAACTCACCGAGGCGATCACGAAACTGGTCGCGAAGTACCACGACGAATCCGCGCCCGGCGGCCGCGCGCATCGCCTCATCGTCGTGGCGCACCCTGTGCCCGCCTTCGTCGGCGAAGCCGACTCCGGCGAGACCTCGCCGAAGCGCCTTCGGCGCGAAGGCGGGCCGAACACATCCGATCCCAAGGAGCCATCATGA
- a CDS encoding SRPBCC family protein, with the protein MSVKKEASGRRSVQVDVEVPGTPEEVWQAIATGPGISSWFVPTQFEERDGKPVAITMNFGAGMEARSAVTAWDPPRMFAAQGEGWGGSPPIATEWIVEARAGGVCLVRVVHSLFASTDDWDNQLESTAHGWPGFFRTLRIYLTHFRGQRSAIAQFVAPVAGTEAEGWETLTAALGVEGVSVGQRWTAPAGVPALSGVAEYVSQSPYDALMRLDKPGPGVAALGAFSFPGGQSMVAVSFYLYGDLGGRNRRPRHTAVASVDPGTLPDAIGDEPERLTSVLVEGRVYGSGIRASRY; encoded by the coding sequence ATGAGCGTGAAGAAAGAAGCCTCCGGCCGCCGTTCAGTCCAGGTCGACGTCGAGGTCCCCGGCACGCCGGAGGAAGTCTGGCAGGCCATCGCCACCGGGCCAGGAATTTCGTCCTGGTTCGTGCCGACGCAATTCGAGGAGCGCGATGGAAAACCCGTCGCGATCACGATGAATTTCGGCGCGGGCATGGAGGCCCGTTCTGCCGTGACGGCCTGGGATCCGCCGCGGATGTTTGCCGCGCAGGGCGAGGGCTGGGGTGGCTCGCCGCCGATCGCAACCGAGTGGATCGTCGAAGCGCGCGCGGGGGGTGTGTGCCTCGTCCGTGTGGTGCACAGCCTTTTTGCCAGCACCGACGACTGGGACAACCAGCTTGAAAGCACCGCGCACGGCTGGCCCGGCTTCTTCCGCACCCTGCGGATCTATCTCACGCACTTCCGCGGCCAACGATCCGCGATCGCGCAGTTCGTGGCTCCCGTCGCGGGAACCGAAGCGGAGGGCTGGGAAACGCTGACCGCGGCATTGGGAGTGGAAGGCGTGAGCGTCGGGCAGCGTTGGACGGCGCCCGCGGGTGTCCCGGCGCTGAGCGGCGTGGCGGAGTACGTCAGCCAGAGTCCCTACGATGCCCTGATGCGGCTCGACAAGCCGGGTCCAGGTGTAGCCGCCCTTGGCGCCTTCAGCTTCCCCGGCGGCCAGAGCATGGTTGCGGTGAGCTTCTACCTGTACGGCGATCTAGGCGGCCGGAACCGTCGCCCACGTCACACCGCTGTGGCAAGCGTGGATCCAGGAACGCTTCCCGATGCCATCGGAGACGAGCCAGAGCGCCTGACCTCTGTGCTCGTGGAGGGCAGGGTATACGGTTCCGGTATCCGCGCATCACGATATTGA